One segment of Anatilimnocola aggregata DNA contains the following:
- a CDS encoding FAD-binding oxidoreductase, which translates to MNTFTRRDFIQQTAALSGGLGCAAIGGLTGAAGPPEINPAALARLQAKLKGRLVLASDAAYETARRVFYWNPRTEQKPVGIVQCGDEEDAVRAVEFAREFSLEVAVRSGGHSHLAWGSSNGLVIDLSPLKRISVDPERRIVRAQAGVTSGEVARAVGEHGLVPVLGQCPGVGATGVTLGGGLGWLSGLFGASCDNLLSTRVVTADTRTLEVNAETHPDLFWGMRGAGANFGVTTSFEARLQSIDQVFGGDIHFAVSDARTVLRGFSDLMYEAPDGFQATLNLTLGERGIFLSLCHSGEETERDQLLRKIRSIAKPIKEAVRRQPFADHAEKAAATNSGRGPSPTFRAIQTVYRDRITDDVIDIIVDQLTNASPDVILGLSHYMHGEVCRVKPDATAFPHRAAHSVHLRAAFAWSDSKTNEQRLAWGDKWLRLLRPTSDERIYANYQTYETKAGSRSLFGPNYDRLLALKNQYDPTNFFRRNANIAPSRS; encoded by the coding sequence ATGAACACTTTCACACGGCGCGACTTTATCCAGCAAACCGCCGCTCTCAGCGGTGGACTGGGGTGTGCAGCGATTGGCGGATTGACCGGTGCTGCAGGCCCTCCTGAGATTAATCCCGCTGCACTCGCGCGACTGCAAGCGAAGCTGAAGGGTCGGCTCGTCTTGGCCAGCGATGCAGCGTATGAGACTGCCCGACGAGTGTTTTATTGGAACCCGAGAACCGAACAGAAGCCTGTGGGAATTGTTCAGTGTGGTGATGAAGAGGACGCCGTGCGGGCCGTTGAGTTCGCGCGAGAATTCAGCCTTGAAGTGGCAGTCCGCTCGGGCGGCCATAGCCATCTTGCCTGGGGTAGTTCGAACGGATTGGTCATCGATCTCTCTCCTCTTAAGCGAATTTCGGTCGATCCAGAGCGACGCATCGTCCGGGCGCAGGCAGGCGTCACTAGTGGGGAGGTCGCCCGAGCTGTCGGCGAGCACGGACTTGTGCCCGTCTTGGGCCAATGCCCGGGCGTCGGTGCCACCGGTGTCACGCTTGGTGGAGGACTCGGCTGGCTCTCGGGCCTGTTTGGCGCCAGCTGCGATAACCTGCTTTCGACGCGTGTCGTCACTGCAGATACGCGGACCTTAGAGGTGAATGCCGAGACCCATCCCGACCTTTTCTGGGGAATGCGCGGCGCAGGTGCCAACTTTGGTGTCACGACTTCCTTCGAGGCCCGCTTACAGTCAATCGACCAAGTGTTCGGCGGCGATATCCATTTCGCCGTTAGCGACGCCCGAACCGTGCTGCGCGGGTTTAGTGATCTCATGTACGAAGCGCCTGATGGGTTCCAGGCAACGCTGAATCTCACGTTAGGAGAACGGGGAATCTTCCTCAGTCTTTGTCATTCAGGTGAGGAGACGGAAAGGGATCAACTCCTGCGCAAGATTCGGTCGATCGCGAAGCCAATCAAAGAAGCCGTGCGACGTCAGCCATTTGCGGACCACGCCGAAAAGGCGGCGGCCACGAATTCCGGCCGAGGTCCCTCACCGACATTTCGCGCTATTCAGACGGTGTACCGTGACCGGATCACTGACGATGTCATCGACATCATCGTCGATCAACTCACGAACGCCTCACCGGATGTGATCTTGGGCCTGAGCCATTACATGCACGGTGAAGTCTGTCGCGTAAAGCCCGACGCGACCGCATTTCCGCATCGAGCGGCCCACTCTGTGCACCTCCGCGCTGCCTTTGCCTGGAGTGACTCCAAGACAAACGAGCAACGACTTGCCTGGGGAGACAAATGGTTGCGTTTGCTGCGTCCGACGTCCGACGAGCGCATTTACGCTAACTATCAGACCTACGAGACGAAAGCAGGCTCGCGCTCTCTGTTCGGACCCAACTACGATCGACTGCTCGCACTAAAGAACCAATACGACCCGACCAATTTCTTCCGCAGGAACGCCAACATCGCGCCGTCTCGATCTTAG
- a CDS encoding aspartate-alanine antiporter-like transporter, with protein sequence MLLNDAAAKVVRWTLILENSEFVGLTLHEVNRRTGDGVVISRVRCEKDAVVAAALRTTKLQLGDVVLAVGPETLLTKFQAKFGRRSEEDLLLAPGNITYRKIIVTHKRALGRTAEELGLEGKFGVELTRITRGDSEMTAVPALRLQFGDVVQVVGTEEQLKHVAAHLGNSLKKLNETQFIPLFAGIFVGVIIGSIPFALPGLAVPLRIGLAGGPLIVALCLGRIGHFGGVVWHMPQNANHAFREFGVALFFAALGLASGDQFFTAVFSSRGLLWAAVGITITVTPLLAVSLWARAIKKMNYVTLGGMLSGAMTNPPALTFVSSLCKSESPTLAYATVYPLATLLRILVAQILAMTFCS encoded by the coding sequence ATGCTGCTCAATGATGCAGCCGCCAAGGTTGTTCGCTGGACTCTGATTTTGGAGAACTCCGAGTTCGTAGGGCTCACGTTGCACGAAGTCAATCGCCGCACCGGCGACGGGGTGGTGATCTCGCGGGTTCGTTGCGAGAAAGACGCTGTCGTGGCCGCGGCGTTACGCACTACCAAACTTCAATTGGGAGACGTGGTGCTTGCTGTCGGACCGGAGACGCTGCTCACGAAGTTCCAGGCCAAGTTCGGCCGCAGGAGCGAAGAGGATTTGCTGCTGGCACCGGGCAACATTACTTATCGCAAGATCATCGTGACGCACAAGCGAGCACTCGGCCGCACCGCCGAAGAGCTTGGCCTGGAAGGCAAGTTCGGCGTGGAACTAACCCGCATTACACGCGGCGATTCCGAGATGACCGCGGTGCCTGCCTTACGCCTGCAGTTCGGCGATGTGGTTCAAGTCGTCGGCACGGAAGAACAATTGAAGCACGTAGCTGCTCACTTGGGCAACTCCTTAAAGAAACTGAATGAAACACAGTTCATCCCGTTGTTTGCCGGTATCTTCGTTGGCGTGATTATTGGCTCGATCCCTTTCGCATTACCCGGTCTGGCCGTTCCTCTGCGCATCGGGCTCGCCGGCGGCCCTCTGATCGTGGCGCTTTGTTTAGGACGAATTGGTCATTTTGGTGGTGTTGTCTGGCACATGCCACAGAACGCGAATCATGCCTTTCGTGAATTCGGCGTCGCGCTATTTTTCGCGGCACTGGGACTGGCGTCCGGTGACCAGTTCTTTACCGCCGTTTTCAGTTCCCGTGGCCTCTTGTGGGCTGCGGTCGGCATTACGATCACGGTCACACCACTCCTCGCCGTGAGTCTTTGGGCACGCGCGATCAAGAAGATGAATTACGTTACCCTCGGTGGAATGTTATCCGGCGCGATGACGAATCCGCCGGCACTCACCTTTGTGAGCAGCCTGTGCAAGAGTGAATCGCCTACGCTGGCGTATGCAACCGTGTATCCCCTGGCGACGTTGCTCCGAATTCTCGTCGCTCAGATTTTGGCAATGACGTTTTGCAGTTGA
- a CDS encoding alkaline phosphatase D family protein — protein MNLRGLLLVSLVFTALMTAGSRGQDAADKPFPVPEGAPLIENTRGLISRIAFGSCGNQNKSQPILKHVIEQKPDVFCYLGDNIYGDSRTLAVLRAKYLKLAEKSEFQALRSAMPLIATWDDHDYGENDSGKEYVLREESKRMFLEFFREPEGTQRRKRPGIYTSYVFAGNERRVQIIVLDTRSFRDQLAKNPRFGGEKSWKNDYHPDPNPEKTLLGKAQWEWLEAEFKQPADVRVIASSIQFAHEYNGYESWTNLPGEQAKLLDVLRRTKANGVVFISGDVHWGELSILNRDGLYPLYDVTSSGLTETWPSIEPNRNRFGDAVRENNFGLIEIDWEPMDPALSLQLIDIKGTIRVKKVVKLSELQAK, from the coding sequence ATGAATCTCCGCGGCCTTCTGCTGGTTTCGCTTGTTTTCACGGCGTTGATGACTGCAGGAAGCCGCGGTCAGGATGCGGCGGATAAACCTTTTCCGGTACCAGAAGGCGCCCCGCTGATTGAGAATACGCGCGGGTTGATCTCGCGCATTGCGTTTGGCTCCTGCGGCAATCAAAACAAGTCGCAGCCGATTTTGAAGCACGTCATTGAGCAGAAGCCGGACGTGTTCTGTTACCTCGGCGACAACATTTACGGCGACTCGCGAACTCTGGCCGTGTTGCGGGCGAAGTACCTGAAGCTGGCAGAGAAATCCGAGTTCCAAGCACTACGATCTGCAATGCCGCTGATTGCGACTTGGGATGACCATGATTATGGTGAAAACGATTCGGGCAAAGAGTATGTGCTCCGCGAGGAATCGAAACGCATGTTCCTAGAGTTCTTTCGCGAACCTGAAGGGACTCAGCGGCGGAAACGGCCGGGCATCTACACGTCCTATGTGTTTGCCGGCAATGAACGCCGCGTGCAGATCATCGTGCTCGATACCCGGAGCTTTCGCGACCAACTCGCCAAGAATCCGCGGTTTGGCGGGGAGAAGTCCTGGAAAAACGACTATCACCCCGACCCGAATCCTGAAAAGACCTTGCTTGGCAAAGCCCAGTGGGAATGGCTGGAAGCCGAGTTCAAACAACCCGCCGACGTACGGGTCATCGCGAGCAGCATTCAGTTTGCCCATGAGTACAACGGCTATGAATCATGGACCAACTTACCCGGCGAACAAGCGAAGCTGCTCGATGTGCTCCGGCGGACAAAGGCCAATGGCGTCGTGTTCATCTCGGGCGATGTCCACTGGGGTGAACTTTCGATCCTGAATCGCGATGGGCTCTATCCGCTTTACGACGTCACTTCCAGTGGCCTCACGGAAACCTGGCCCTCGATCGAACCAAACCGTAATCGTTTTGGTGATGCGGTGCGAGAGAACAACTTTGGTCTGATCGAGATCGACTGGGAGCCAATGGATCCGGCGTTATCGCTCCAACTGATCGACATAAAAGGAACCATCCGCGTCAAGAAGGTAGTGAAACTCAGCGAGTTGCAAGCGAAATAG
- a CDS encoding DUF1559 domain-containing protein, which produces MSQHPRRYAFTLVELLVVIAIIGVLVALLLPAVQAAREAARRMQCGNNLRQIGLALHNHESSLNRLPSGYDYHVTTTYPAVAQHFYRWSAHAMLSPYLEQSNIYNKLRLDIPLYMAGTPTHPENVPLVKLNVPTFLCPSDVRKNVTPDWGAVNYVMNYGSGLPGGLDLDADGVFYINSKTRLADVTDGLSNTAAFSEQTLGPGGAATTLGAAQAAGKHRDVMVWLLSTTPNDADCMDPSKQADNVRGEKWADGAHSQTGYDHYLQPNTERADCYSRVGTWKAARSRHPGGVSVLLLDGSVRFVAQEVNQTTWRSVGTRAGGETLGNF; this is translated from the coding sequence ATGTCACAACATCCACGAAGATACGCATTTACACTTGTCGAACTACTCGTTGTCATCGCCATCATCGGCGTTCTCGTCGCTTTGCTTCTGCCCGCAGTTCAAGCAGCTCGCGAAGCGGCTCGACGCATGCAGTGCGGCAACAATCTCCGCCAGATCGGCCTGGCGCTCCACAATCACGAGTCTTCGCTCAACCGGCTCCCCAGTGGCTACGACTACCATGTCACCACTACCTATCCGGCAGTCGCCCAACATTTCTACCGTTGGTCCGCCCACGCGATGCTCTCGCCCTACCTAGAGCAGTCTAACATTTACAATAAACTGCGGCTCGACATTCCGCTCTATATGGCCGGCACGCCCACGCATCCGGAGAATGTCCCCCTCGTCAAGTTGAATGTGCCAACGTTTCTCTGCCCCAGCGATGTCCGCAAGAACGTCACGCCCGACTGGGGTGCGGTGAACTATGTGATGAACTATGGCAGCGGATTGCCAGGTGGTCTCGACCTGGATGCCGATGGCGTCTTTTACATCAACTCGAAAACTCGTCTTGCCGATGTGACGGATGGCTTGTCTAACACCGCTGCCTTTAGCGAACAGACGCTCGGTCCCGGTGGAGCCGCCACCACGTTAGGCGCCGCGCAAGCAGCCGGCAAACATCGTGACGTGATGGTGTGGTTACTCAGCACTACACCCAACGATGCTGACTGTATGGATCCGTCGAAGCAGGCTGACAACGTCCGCGGCGAAAAGTGGGCCGATGGTGCTCATAGCCAAACGGGTTATGACCACTATTTGCAGCCGAATACGGAGCGCGCCGACTGCTACTCGCGCGTCGGCACTTGGAAAGCAGCTCGCAGTCGGCATCCCGGAGGAGTCTCGGTGCTGTTGCTCGATGGTTCCGTCCGCTTCGTGGCACAGGAGGTGAATCAGACGACCTGGCGCTCCGTCGGCACGCGAGCCGGTGGCGAAACGCTCGGCAATTTCTAA
- a CDS encoding DUF4198 domain-containing protein: protein MLYSIRLLTVMYCLSTSAIALAHDTWVQTSATIVRPDDVVHLDFGLGNHGNDHRDFKFASKLSSLDGVSLSVISPAGKATNVASQLIDLGYAAKEGYWSARYIPSEEGLHCVAHKLDKLHFTTRAIKSSKTYFLASKSLDKLPQPTAEHAKPLGHPLELVLESHPVLNTGPGKEIAVKLLFQGKPLADQRISFIPRGAQLAADFDPNYERKTDVEGRCRYMPKEGNFVLVVAHLPAPNEKGEGYEKTHYAATLVLNIPQRCACCE, encoded by the coding sequence ATGTTGTATTCGATTCGTTTGCTTACCGTGATGTATTGTTTGAGCACATCTGCCATTGCCCTGGCCCACGATACTTGGGTGCAGACCAGTGCGACCATTGTCCGCCCCGACGACGTTGTGCACCTCGACTTCGGTCTCGGCAATCATGGCAACGACCATCGCGACTTCAAGTTCGCGAGCAAGCTTAGTTCGCTCGATGGCGTCTCGCTGTCGGTTATCTCTCCTGCTGGAAAAGCGACCAACGTTGCCTCGCAATTGATCGACTTGGGATATGCAGCCAAGGAAGGCTATTGGTCGGCTCGCTATATCCCGTCGGAAGAGGGCTTGCACTGTGTGGCTCACAAGCTCGACAAGTTGCATTTCACCACGCGGGCCATCAAGAGTTCCAAGACATATTTCCTGGCGAGCAAATCGCTGGACAAGCTCCCGCAGCCGACGGCCGAGCACGCTAAGCCGCTGGGCCACCCCTTGGAGTTAGTTCTGGAATCCCATCCGGTCTTAAATACAGGCCCGGGTAAAGAGATCGCCGTCAAACTCCTCTTTCAGGGCAAGCCGCTGGCTGATCAACGCATCTCGTTCATCCCACGCGGCGCGCAGTTGGCAGCTGACTTCGATCCTAACTATGAACGCAAGACCGATGTCGAGGGGCGTTGCCGCTATATGCCCAAGGAGGGCAACTTCGTCCTTGTTGTCGCCCATTTGCCTGCTCCCAATGAGAAGGGTGAAGGCTACGAGAAGACGCACTACGCGGCGACGCTGGTTCTGAACATTCCCCAGCGCTGCGCTTGCTGCGAGTAG
- a CDS encoding outer membrane protein assembly factor BamB family protein, translated as MSPWAILLLVLASEPTPAWPGFLGANASPLSAEAVPSTWSPTKHVAWKAALPGKGQSSPVIWDELVFVTSISGQMKEKCHVIALSLKDGRQLWDHSQESSQQVEANYFQSQAAPTPVVDESGVFAFFETGDVVVLSHQGKVRWQRSLTKDYGDFKTTSGLAASPLIAGNYVILQIDHEGPSYLIALDKDSGATRWKTERKSAKNFSSPMLIPIGDENHLVCSGDGAVDGYDPQSGRLLWSFTEVGGNTATSPLPFGKGKFLIGASAGRHGERESEAKQSNLAMEVTLKDGAWQPSVLWRNEKTTPTFASPMVYRGHAYWINRVGVIHCFDVETGELRYAQRTKQMCWATPIGVGDRVYFFGKDGITSVIAAGPEFKVLAENSLWDESAGVDPLNARRNQAERPKESAPSVESKDRPNADRRPVSNPGENAELRKQMAGKFPDPVQYGVAIVHGSLVIRTGDTVYCIRSSQVNSTGGGNAWHNE; from the coding sequence ATGTCCCCGTGGGCAATTCTGCTTCTTGTTCTCGCTTCCGAGCCAACTCCGGCCTGGCCCGGTTTTCTCGGCGCAAACGCGTCGCCGCTTTCCGCCGAGGCGGTTCCCAGCACCTGGTCACCCACCAAGCATGTTGCCTGGAAGGCTGCACTGCCCGGCAAAGGGCAGTCGAGTCCCGTGATCTGGGACGAGCTTGTTTTTGTCACTTCTATCAGCGGCCAGATGAAGGAAAAGTGTCACGTCATTGCGCTCTCGCTCAAAGATGGTCGTCAACTGTGGGATCACTCCCAGGAGTCATCCCAGCAAGTCGAAGCGAATTACTTTCAAAGCCAGGCTGCTCCCACGCCGGTTGTCGATGAGAGCGGTGTCTTTGCTTTCTTTGAAACTGGCGACGTGGTCGTACTTTCGCACCAAGGAAAAGTGCGATGGCAACGCTCACTCACGAAAGACTACGGCGATTTCAAAACGACCAGCGGCCTGGCAGCTTCGCCGTTGATCGCTGGCAATTACGTGATCCTGCAGATTGACCATGAGGGGCCGTCCTATCTGATTGCACTCGACAAGGACTCGGGTGCCACTCGTTGGAAAACGGAACGAAAGAGTGCGAAGAACTTCAGCTCGCCGATGCTGATCCCCATCGGCGATGAGAATCATCTGGTCTGTTCCGGCGATGGTGCGGTTGACGGTTACGATCCGCAGTCGGGCCGGTTGTTGTGGAGCTTTACGGAAGTGGGGGGCAACACAGCGACCAGTCCTCTGCCATTTGGTAAGGGAAAGTTTTTGATTGGCGCTTCGGCAGGCCGACATGGAGAGCGTGAAAGCGAAGCAAAGCAGTCGAACCTGGCAATGGAAGTTACGCTCAAGGACGGAGCTTGGCAGCCCAGCGTGCTGTGGCGTAACGAAAAAACAACCCCAACCTTTGCGTCCCCGATGGTTTATCGGGGACATGCTTACTGGATCAATCGCGTCGGCGTTATTCACTGTTTCGATGTGGAAACTGGCGAACTGCGATATGCGCAGCGGACGAAACAGATGTGTTGGGCAACACCGATTGGTGTCGGAGACCGAGTCTATTTCTTCGGTAAAGATGGCATCACGAGTGTGATCGCGGCCGGCCCCGAGTTCAAAGTTCTGGCAGAGAACTCACTTTGGGATGAGTCGGCAGGCGTCGATCCGTTGAACGCACGGCGGAACCAAGCCGAGCGACCTAAGGAGTCAGCCCCATCGGTCGAATCGAAGGACCGCCCCAACGCAGACCGGCGACCAGTATCCAATCCCGGCGAAAATGCGGAACTTCGCAAGCAAATGGCTGGCAAATTCCCCGATCCTGTGCAATACGGCGTCGCCATCGTGCACGGGAGCCTGGTGATCCGCACTGGTGATACCGTGTATTGCATCCGCTCGTCGCAGGTGAACTCAACAGGAGGTGGCAATGCGTGGCACAACGAATAG
- a CDS encoding redoxin domain-containing protein yields the protein MQLNILAPRWFFLLLLIGCGIAFMVALALKPRWTSRLHPNVAAEARRFLREKNVRPLSEDLQAILANSADESLPTQQHPLLGNLAPDFTLNDDRGDATNLQRCLEHGPVVLVFYYGYHCNHCVGQLFAVNDDLAMFQELDATIIAISADPVEETQARYAEYGRFGFTVLSDPGKQIAAQYGVFKPPVSNNPEELVHATFVITANGQITWCNFGDKPFTDNRTLLIEVARVSGREPVPEQSVSSNGVSIQEFNDE from the coding sequence ATGCAGTTGAACATCCTTGCACCGCGCTGGTTCTTTTTGCTCCTGCTGATCGGGTGCGGCATCGCCTTCATGGTTGCGCTGGCGTTGAAGCCGCGGTGGACAAGCCGGTTGCATCCGAATGTCGCTGCGGAAGCGCGTCGATTCCTGCGAGAGAAAAACGTCCGCCCGCTCTCTGAGGATCTGCAGGCGATTCTTGCCAATTCAGCGGATGAATCACTGCCCACCCAACAGCATCCGCTTCTTGGAAATCTCGCGCCCGATTTCACTCTCAACGACGATCGTGGTGACGCGACGAACTTACAGCGATGCCTGGAACATGGCCCTGTGGTGCTGGTGTTTTACTATGGCTACCACTGCAATCACTGCGTCGGCCAATTATTCGCAGTGAATGACGATCTCGCTATGTTTCAGGAACTTGATGCCACCATAATTGCGATCAGCGCCGATCCGGTTGAAGAAACGCAAGCACGTTATGCGGAATACGGCCGCTTTGGTTTCACCGTGCTGTCGGATCCGGGTAAACAGATTGCAGCACAGTACGGCGTTTTCAAGCCGCCGGTTAGCAACAACCCCGAAGAACTCGTCCACGCCACCTTCGTCATCACGGCGAACGGGCAGATCACTTGGTGCAACTTTGGAGATAAGCCGTTCACGGATAATCGAACGCTCTTGATCGAAGTTGCGCGAGTCTCGGGTCGCGAGCCTGTTCCTGAACAGTCTGTCAGCTCTAATGGCGTTTCGATTCAGGAGTTCAACGATGAATAG
- a CDS encoding outer membrane protein assembly factor BamB family protein, translating into MNSALLIAAALVAAGPADVWPGFNGVGCDTAEIRSLPLHWSPTSGIAWRSSQAGLGASSPVIWKGAIYTSGVDESGRWQMTALRLTDGQCLWAKHCAGKSTKNQLGKWAAASTPVVDTDGVYVLGGQHEIVALKHDGEVRWRRGLTRCEGTSGATASLAQDEANVFALFNHQAGSSLVAMNKRSGAATWTAARDTSASATSPIVACIDGIPQVIVSSAGMVESYDAATGRRLWWIGNLAGNIAPVPFVSANTVLIGATSPLSPNELFQALQSNLALQVESRDGKWGLQVAWGSNGRLSGLASPIAHAGYGYWTDRHARLSCFAMRDGEEVFSEELDEPCEIAPLAVGGRIYLFGKYGTTTVIEPGPKFVVLTKNMIEVRSETDERQVVQQAVAAVDNNLVIRSEREIVCIRQLKRE; encoded by the coding sequence ATGAATAGTGCTTTGCTGATCGCTGCTGCATTGGTCGCGGCCGGTCCTGCCGATGTCTGGCCGGGATTCAATGGAGTTGGCTGCGATACTGCGGAGATCCGGTCACTCCCACTTCATTGGTCGCCAACAAGCGGCATCGCCTGGCGATCGTCACAGGCGGGACTGGGAGCATCATCCCCCGTGATTTGGAAGGGAGCAATCTACACGTCCGGCGTTGATGAGTCTGGCCGCTGGCAAATGACAGCGCTGCGACTGACCGATGGACAATGTCTCTGGGCCAAGCATTGCGCTGGTAAGTCAACCAAGAATCAACTCGGGAAATGGGCGGCGGCTTCCACGCCCGTTGTCGACACCGACGGAGTCTATGTGCTCGGCGGACAACATGAGATCGTTGCCTTGAAGCATGATGGCGAAGTCCGTTGGCGACGCGGCTTGACCAGGTGCGAAGGGACATCGGGAGCGACGGCATCGCTAGCCCAAGATGAAGCGAATGTCTTTGCTCTGTTCAATCACCAGGCCGGTTCCAGCCTGGTGGCCATGAACAAGCGATCGGGAGCCGCAACTTGGACTGCCGCGCGTGATACTTCAGCGAGCGCCACTTCGCCCATAGTAGCCTGCATCGACGGCATCCCTCAGGTGATCGTCAGTTCGGCTGGAATGGTCGAATCTTACGATGCTGCGACAGGCCGGCGACTTTGGTGGATTGGAAATTTGGCTGGCAATATCGCGCCAGTTCCATTCGTTTCAGCGAACACCGTGCTCATTGGCGCGACGTCACCGTTGTCACCCAACGAGCTATTCCAAGCTCTGCAATCGAATCTGGCACTCCAAGTTGAATCGCGCGATGGTAAATGGGGTCTGCAAGTTGCCTGGGGCAGCAATGGTCGGCTCAGCGGATTAGCCTCACCGATCGCGCATGCGGGCTACGGCTATTGGACCGATCGACACGCTCGGCTTTCCTGCTTCGCGATGCGGGATGGAGAAGAAGTCTTTAGCGAGGAACTTGACGAACCGTGTGAGATTGCCCCGCTGGCTGTGGGCGGGCGAATCTATCTGTTCGGCAAGTACGGAACTACGACGGTCATTGAACCTGGACCGAAGTTCGTTGTGCTGACGAAGAACATGATCGAGGTCCGATCAGAAACCGATGAGCGGCAAGTCGTCCAACAGGCAGTCGCCGCAGTCGACAACAATCTGGTAATTCGTTCGGAGCGCGAGATCGTCTGCATCCGCCAATTGAAAAGAGAATGA
- a CDS encoding tyrosine-type recombinase/integrase — MQTSLKTAVTSYLQAGTLAKGTKAEYQTTLNKWQQWENGVSLEKLGREEIREFLDWVHSRAVAVDGSNPGRTANKARAHLRAIMAWAWDQDLLDSLPRFPKPMEQRDVAGRHYLTKAELNALYFATYQMKRPRGWYEPHPIGRYWRCALVLFFNYGLDTGTIWKSTLSHVPILYRQVCWDKQSPDRDIKQQSPWGWLFYKRVKTGKTFYRPMNRAVHSQVRSLLPQQVPPEDPVFLGGGSRPNARFEELCRLAGIKAKLDIESGTKQPWELKDLRKTCATYYDEHMPESSIEILGHSVGGITYRHCAYRAPLAFKAIMTMPQPSAFHSLVKGQEGQCPCCRRSFAEST; from the coding sequence ATGCAGACTTCTCTGAAAACCGCTGTGACGAGTTACTTGCAGGCTGGCACTCTTGCCAAGGGAACGAAAGCTGAATACCAGACAACTCTTAACAAATGGCAGCAGTGGGAAAACGGAGTATCACTCGAAAAACTGGGCCGCGAGGAAATCAGAGAGTTTCTGGACTGGGTTCACTCCCGGGCTGTCGCAGTAGATGGATCGAATCCTGGTCGGACAGCCAACAAGGCACGGGCACACCTACGAGCCATCATGGCGTGGGCATGGGACCAGGACCTGCTTGATTCGCTGCCGCGTTTCCCCAAGCCGATGGAACAACGTGACGTTGCGGGCCGGCACTATCTCACCAAGGCCGAACTCAACGCTCTCTATTTTGCGACCTATCAGATGAAACGTCCACGCGGGTGGTATGAGCCGCATCCGATAGGACGCTATTGGCGGTGTGCCCTCGTTCTGTTCTTCAACTACGGTCTCGACACGGGGACCATCTGGAAATCTACGCTTTCCCATGTGCCTATCCTCTATCGCCAAGTCTGTTGGGACAAGCAGTCGCCTGACCGAGACATTAAACAACAATCGCCCTGGGGTTGGCTGTTCTACAAGCGAGTGAAGACGGGCAAGACCTTTTATCGACCGATGAATCGGGCAGTTCATTCGCAAGTTAGGAGTTTATTGCCTCAGCAGGTGCCCCCGGAAGATCCGGTGTTCCTTGGCGGCGGCTCGCGGCCGAACGCCCGCTTCGAGGAGCTATGCCGTCTAGCCGGAATCAAGGCGAAGCTCGATATCGAGTCAGGCACAAAACAGCCATGGGAACTCAAGGACCTCAGGAAGACCTGTGCCACCTACTATGACGAGCACATGCCGGAGTCATCAATCGAGATCCTGGGACATTCCGTCGGTGGCATTACGTACCGACATTGCGCCTATCGAGCGCCGCTGGCGTTCAAAGCGATTATGACCATGCCGCAGCCGTCGGCGTTTCATTCTCTTGTGAAGGGCCAAGAGGGGCAGTGTCCTTGTTGCCGGCGATCATTCGCCGAGTCAACGTGA
- a CDS encoding ATP-binding cassette domain-containing protein translates to MSVLSFNCRFVYPSGFTLNQEFEIGSGITALAGPSGSGKTTILHLIAGILRPLAGQIVVGDKTLFDSSLRINVPLNRRRVGLVFQDYQLFPHLTVAGNLRYGASRTVSPVTDLSALIATLELDSLLNRYPASLSGGQRQRVAIGRAIASNPLLLLMDEPISALDPALKAKVIEYLATTLKRFPIPTLVVTHDLNSVASVCTEIISLPS, encoded by the coding sequence ATGAGCGTCCTGAGTTTCAATTGTCGTTTTGTCTATCCGAGCGGATTCACTCTCAACCAGGAGTTTGAGATAGGCAGTGGAATCACCGCACTGGCTGGTCCTTCGGGTTCAGGGAAGACGACTATCTTGCATTTGATCGCAGGAATCCTCCGGCCGTTAGCCGGCCAAATTGTCGTCGGCGATAAGACTCTTTTTGATTCCAGCCTTCGAATCAATGTGCCGCTCAATCGCCGCCGTGTGGGGCTGGTATTCCAGGATTACCAGTTATTCCCTCATCTGACCGTTGCCGGAAATCTGCGATACGGGGCGTCGCGCACAGTGTCTCCAGTGACAGATCTCAGCGCTTTGATCGCGACACTTGAGTTGGATTCCCTGCTCAATCGCTACCCGGCTTCACTTAGTGGCGGCCAGCGCCAACGAGTAGCCATAGGCCGGGCCATCGCAAGCAATCCGTTGCTCCTGCTCATGGATGAGCCGATTAGCGCTCTGGATCCCGCTTTGAAGGCGAAGGTCATCGAGTATCTGGCGACAACGCTCAAACGATTTCCGATTCCGACACTCGTCGTGACACACGACTTAAATTCGGTTGCGTCAGTTTGCACCGAGATTATCAGTCTTCCAAGCTAA